From Leptotrichia hofstadii, a single genomic window includes:
- a CDS encoding replication initiation protein encodes MGNEIVKYNNDFNNQALRNFSSEELNLLVTFFHKLKERGTDVLEYSFYELKKLIMLEKNMTVKEFTNTIMNVNKKLLSLNYTYRENNTIVQMAIFKTFKINLDEQILMISLNEDFRFLLNDFNKEWTRFELEEFVNLKSSYVKEFYRRMKQFRKTGFWRCSIDEFRYLMDIPENYKITNIDTRVLKPIMRELGEKYNLKIEKKYGFSGGRGRSRVTGFEFKFSNEKKVDIVAVTEEEDNNNPIPLSKPRKQKKKEETRVVSERKTRIVEAPPKIEKEKTLRKKIWDKINENTETIENLEAIYTGLKDKIQFRKLTEKYPQKIEEIKNMNMQLKAIYNIDENDFTQEIIELAEDLIIKK; translated from the coding sequence ATGGGAAATGAGATTGTGAAATATAATAATGATTTTAATAATCAGGCATTAAGAAACTTTTCGTCAGAAGAATTAAATTTATTAGTCACATTTTTTCATAAACTTAAAGAGAGAGGTACAGATGTTCTTGAATACTCTTTTTATGAATTGAAAAAATTAATAATGCTTGAAAAAAATATGACTGTAAAAGAATTTACTAACACGATTATGAATGTTAATAAAAAATTATTATCATTGAACTATACATACAGAGAAAATAATACAATTGTACAAATGGCAATTTTTAAAACTTTTAAAATAAATTTAGATGAACAGATATTAATGATTTCTTTAAATGAGGATTTTAGATTTTTACTTAATGATTTTAATAAAGAGTGGACTAGATTTGAGTTAGAAGAATTTGTGAATTTAAAGTCTAGTTATGTAAAAGAATTTTATCGTAGAATGAAACAATTTAGAAAAACAGGATTTTGGAGATGTAGTATTGATGAATTTAGGTATTTGATGGATATTCCTGAAAATTATAAGATAACTAATATTGATACTCGTGTTTTAAAGCCAATTATGAGAGAGTTAGGAGAAAAATACAACTTGAAAATTGAAAAAAAATATGGTTTTTCTGGTGGACGGGGAAGAAGCCGAGTTACTGGATTTGAGTTTAAATTCTCTAATGAGAAAAAAGTAGATATTGTAGCAGTTACTGAAGAAGAAGATAATAATAATCCAATTCCTTTGAGCAAACCTAGAAAACAAAAAAAGAAAGAAGAAACAAGGGTAGTTTCAGAAAGAAAAACAAGAATAGTTGAAGCTCCTCCTAAAATAGAAAAAGAAAAAACTTTAAGAAAAAAAATATGGGATAAAATTAATGAAAATACAGAAACAATAGAAAATTTGGAAGCAATATATACAGGGCTAAAAGATAAGATACAATTTAGAAAATTGACTGAAAAATATCCTCAAAAAATAGAGGAGATAAAAAATATGAATATGCAATTAAAAGCTATTTATAACATTGATGAAAATGATTTTACACAAGAAATAATCGAGTTGGCGGAGGATTTGATTATAAAAAAATAA